In Halopelagius longus, the following proteins share a genomic window:
- a CDS encoding pyridoxal phosphate-dependent decarboxylase family protein, with the protein MSADELFLGSDGGDAAYREAMGRAVDAVLDSFADGDDPYSGASPDALAAQFDDPVVPEDGRGLDAAIDEVSERVLAHSVGTSNPRCAAHLQCPPMIPGLVAEALLTATNQSLDSFDQAPAATVLEERVVGALCDLFGLPSGADGVFTSGGTQSNFQALLLARDRHCDRRFGRNVQADGLPADAESLRILCSEEAHFTGKQAAHHLGLGERAVVTVPTDDDRRMDPDALDSTLAELDDRDADPFALVGTAGTTDFGSVDPLAALADRAAERDLWFHVDAAYGGALAVSDDHGHLIDGIERADSVAVDFHKLFYQPISCGAFLLRDGDDFEWMARNAAYLNPEEHDEAGVPNLVAKSVQTTRRFDALKPYVAFRALGRSGLATLVDRTLELADEAAELVAAADDFELLAEPTLNAVVFRYRPREGMDDAAVSRLNAAVRSELLRDGRAVVARTDVGGVTSLKFTLLNPTATLDDVAAMLDAVRDCGSDVAAERGVAA; encoded by the coding sequence ATGAGCGCCGACGAACTGTTCCTCGGGAGCGACGGAGGCGACGCGGCGTACCGCGAGGCGATGGGCCGGGCGGTCGATGCCGTCCTCGACTCGTTCGCCGACGGCGACGACCCCTACTCGGGAGCGTCGCCGGACGCCCTCGCCGCGCAGTTCGACGACCCCGTCGTCCCCGAGGACGGGCGGGGTCTCGACGCGGCGATAGACGAGGTGTCGGAGCGCGTTCTGGCCCACTCCGTCGGCACGTCGAACCCCCGGTGTGCGGCCCACCTCCAGTGCCCGCCGATGATTCCCGGACTGGTCGCGGAGGCTCTTTTGACCGCGACGAACCAGTCGCTCGACTCCTTCGACCAAGCGCCCGCCGCGACGGTTCTCGAAGAGCGAGTCGTCGGCGCGCTCTGCGACCTGTTCGGCCTCCCGTCGGGCGCGGACGGCGTCTTCACGAGCGGCGGCACCCAGTCGAACTTTCAGGCCCTGCTTCTCGCCCGCGACCGCCACTGCGACCGGCGCTTCGGTCGGAACGTGCAGGCCGACGGCCTCCCGGCGGACGCCGAATCGCTCCGCATCCTCTGCTCTGAGGAGGCGCACTTCACCGGGAAGCAGGCCGCACACCACCTCGGACTCGGGGAACGTGCGGTGGTCACCGTCCCGACCGACGACGACCGCCGGATGGACCCGGACGCGCTCGATTCGACGCTCGCCGAACTCGACGACCGGGACGCCGACCCGTTCGCCCTCGTCGGCACCGCGGGGACCACCGACTTCGGCAGCGTCGACCCCCTCGCGGCCCTCGCCGACCGGGCCGCCGAGCGCGACCTGTGGTTCCACGTGGACGCGGCCTACGGCGGCGCCCTCGCCGTGAGCGACGACCACGGCCACCTCATCGACGGAATCGAGCGGGCCGACTCCGTCGCCGTCGACTTCCACAAGCTGTTCTACCAACCCATCAGTTGCGGGGCGTTCCTGCTCCGCGACGGCGACGACTTCGAGTGGATGGCCCGCAACGCCGCGTACCTCAACCCCGAAGAACACGACGAGGCCGGCGTCCCGAACCTCGTCGCGAAGTCGGTCCAGACGACGCGCCGCTTCGACGCCTTGAAACCCTACGTCGCGTTCCGCGCCCTCGGACGGAGCGGGCTCGCGACTCTCGTCGACCGGACCCTCGAACTGGCCGACGAGGCCGCGGAACTCGTGGCCGCGGCCGACGACTTCGAACTGCTGGCCGAGCCGACGCTGAACGCCGTCGTCTTCCGCTACCGGCCGCGGGAGGGGATGGACGACGCGGCCGTGAGTCGGCTGAACGCCGCAGTTCGGAGCGAACTCCTCCGAGACGGCCGCGCGGTCGTAGCGCGCACCGATGTCGGCGGAGTGACGAGCCTGAAGTTCACGCTCCTGAATCCGACCGCGACGCTCGACGACGTCGCCGCGATGCTCGACGCCGTCCGGGACTGCGGATCCGACGTCGCCGCCGAACGGGGGGTGGCGGCGTGA